The Vitis riparia cultivar Riparia Gloire de Montpellier isolate 1030 chromosome 10, EGFV_Vit.rip_1.0, whole genome shotgun sequence genome includes a region encoding these proteins:
- the LOC117924398 gene encoding acyl carrier protein 3, mitochondrial isoform X2 — translation MVDLYFLSRQNMEGFGNLQFLRNTLLAYLRVRISLGQLFVGRGHKVIEPQICRICTSALSSCDQIMDQVLGLVKKFDKIDSKKVTATADFQKDLCLDSLDRVELVMAFEQEFSVEIPEEEADKLTCCADVAKYIVSGALKKPVEKP, via the exons ATGGTTGATTTGTATTTCTTAT CACGCCAGAACATGGAAGGCTTTGGGAACCTACAATTCTTAAGGAACACCTTATTGGCATATCTGAGGGTGAGGATCTCTCTGGGTCAATTGTTTGTTGGTAGAGGTCACAAGGTCATTGAGCCACAGATCTGCCGGATATGCACATCGGCACTTAGCAGCTGTGACCAGATAATGGATCAAGTGCTTGGACTGGTTAAGAAATTTGATAAAATCGATAGCAAGAAG GTTACTGCAACAGCCGATTTCCAGAAGGATTTATGCCTGGATAGCTTGGACAGGGTGGAGCTTGTTATGGCTTTTGAGCAAGAATTCTCTGTTGAAATTCCTGAAGAGGAAGCAGATAAGCTTACTTGCTGTGCTGATGTCGCAAAGTACATAGTCTCTGGAGCCCTGAAAAAACCTGTGGAGAAGCCCTGA
- the LOC117924397 gene encoding uncharacterized protein LOC117924397, translating to MSYFCVCKYNNLVIMLVFLVFFFGTSGAAGRESLLPELWSREDMVQGAGYGEEKLSTVLVTGTVLCHACLDKESQNPSLPISGASVSVTCHASGKKRRSTLAQGVTDENGDFIIDLPSELHAVPNLEKTCSVEVHQLPRNSLCQPGFVRKHRGIRLSSVGNGIRTYTARTISFMDPKSKPSPASMKKMAGKDEMSW from the exons ATGAGCTACTTTTGTGTGTGCAAGTACAATAATCTTGTGATCATGCTAGTATTCTTGGTGTTCTTCTTCGGGACGTCGGGGGCTGCTGGAAGAGAGAGCTTGCTGCCAGAGCTGTGGAGCCGAGAGGACATGGTGCAAGGAGCTGGATATGGAGAGGAGAAGCTCTCAACGGTGCTGGTTACAGGCACTGTTCTTTGTCACGCTTGTCTGGATAAAGAGTCTCAGAATCCTTCATTGCCCATCTCAG GTGCTTCAGTATCTGTTACATGCCATGCCAGTGGGAAGAAAAGGAGATCAACTTTGGCACAAGGAGTCACAGATGAAAATGGAGATTTCATCATCGATCTTCCTTCTGAACTTCATGCAGTTCCAAACTTGGAGAAGACATGTTCAGTTGAAGTTCATCAGCTGCCAAGGAACTCGCTCTGCCAACCAGGTTTTGTCAGGAAACACAGAGGAATAAGATTATCATCAGTTGGGAATGGCATACGGACATACACAGCAAGAACGATAAGTTTCATGGACCCGAAATCAAAGCCTTCACCAGCTTCCATGAAGAAGATGGCTGGTAAAGATGAGATGTCATGGTAG
- the LOC117923352 gene encoding oligopeptide transporter 3, translated as MASTKNEGGGRTDIPTTNGKEATQAPEGERTPVEEVALVVPETDDQTLPVMTFRAWFLGIISCTLLIFLNTFFSYRTQPLTISAILMQIAVLPVGKFMASTLPRREFKVFGWGFSLNPGPFNMKEHVIITVFANCGVSYGGGDAYSIGAITVMKAYYKQSLNFLCGLLIVLTTQILGYGWAGMLRKYLVEPAEMWWPSNLAQVSLFRALHEKESKSRGLTRMQFFLLFLMASFFYYALPGYLFPILTFFSWVCWVWPHSITAQQIGSGYHGLGVGAFTLDWAGISAYHGSPLVTPWFSILNVGAGFIMFIYIIVPVCYWKFNTFDARKFPIFSNQLFTSTGHKYDTNKILTPQYDLNIAAYDGYGKLYLSPLFALSIGSGFARFTATLTHVALFHGRDILKQSKSAIHNAKMDVHARLMKNYKQVPEWWFLILLIGSIALSIIMCFVWKEDVQLPWWGMLFAFALAWIVTLPIGVIQATTNQQPGYDIIAQFIIGYVLPGKPIANLLFKIYGRISTVHALSFLSDLKLGHYMKIPPRCMYTAQLVGTLVAGTVNLAVAWWMLGSIENICDVETLHPDSPWTCPKFRVTFDASVIWGLIGPRRLFGPGGLYRNLVWLFLIGAVLPVPVWVMSKIFPEKKWIPLINIPVISYGFAGMPPATPTNIASWLITGAIFNYFVFRYHKRWWQKYNYVLSAALDAGTAFMGVLLFFALQNENHNLKWWGTKLDHCPLATCPTQPGIAVEGCPVFQ; from the exons ATGGCGTCAACCAAGAACGAAGGCGGGGGTCGTACGGACATCCCCACGACGAACGGAAAGGAGGCGACACAGGCCCCGGAGGGGGAGAGGACTCCGGTGGAGGAGGTGGCGCTGGTCGTGCCGGAGACCGACGACCAAACACTTCCTGTGATGACTTTCCGAGCATGGTTTCTGGGAATCATTTCATGTACTCTCCTCATATTTCTCAACACCTTCTTCTCCTACCGCACGCAGCCGCTCACCATATCCGCCATTCTCATGCAAATTGCGGTGCTGCCCGTCGGAAAATTCATGGCTTCGACTCTTCCAAGGAGGGAGTTCAAGGTTTTCGGGTGGGGTTTCAGCTTGAACCCTGGGCCGTTCAACATGAAGGAGCATGTAATCATCACCGTATTTGCTAACTGTGGGGTGTCTTATGGTGGGGGTGACGCGTACTCGATCGGCGCCATTACTGTCATGAAGGCTTACTACAAGCAGAGCTTGAACTTCCTCTGTGGTCTCCTCATAGTCTTGACTACTCAG ATATTGGGATATGGATGGGCTGGGATGCTGAGGAAGTACCTGGTTGAACCTGCTGAAATGTGGTGGCCTTCAAACCTCGCCCAGGTTTCTCTCTTTAG gGCACTGCATGAGAAAGAATCAAAGTCAAGAGGCCTGACCCGGATgcaatttttccttcttttcttgatGGCAAGCTTTTTTTACTATGCCCTCCCTGGATATCTATTCCCAATCTTGACATTCTTCTCCTGGGTCTGCTGGGTTTGGCCTCATAGTATAACAGCACAGCAAATTGGATCAGGTTACCATGGACTTGGGGTGGGTGCCTTCACACTAGACTGGGCAGGGATATCGGCTTATCATGGCAGCCCCCTGGTCACACCCTGGTTTTCCATTCTCAATGTTGGGGCTGGCTTCATCATGTTCATTTATATAATTGTGCCAGTGTGTTACTGGAAGTTTAACACCTTTGATGCTCGAAAATTCCCCATTTTCTCTAATCAGCTCTTCACTTCTACTGGGCACAAATACGATACCAACAAGATCTTGACCCCACAGTATGACCTTAACATTGCTGCTTATGATGGTTATGGAAAACTCTATCTTAGCCCCCTGTTTGCCCTCTCAATTGGGTCGGGTTTTGCACGATTCACTGCAACCCTCACTCATGTGGCCCTGTTTCATGGCAG GGATATCCTGAAGCAGAGCAAATCAGCAATCCACAATGCCAAAATGGACGTCCATGCGAGGTTGATGAAAAACTACAAACAAGTACCCGAATGGTGGTTTCTCATCTTATTGATAGGGAGCATCGCTCTGTCAATCATAATGTGTTTTGTGTGGAAAGAGGATGTGCAGCTGCCATGGTGGGGGATGCTGTTTGCCTTTGCCTTGGCTTGGATTGTGACACTCCCTATTGGAGTCATTCAAGCAACTACCAACCAG CAACCTGGATATGATATTATAGCACAGTTCATAATAGGGTATGTCCTACCAGGAAAGCCCATTGCCAACCTGCTTTTCAAGATTTATGGGCGAATCAGCACTGTTCATGCCCTGTCTTTCTTGTCTGATCTTAAACTTGGGCACTACATGAAGATTCCGCCCCGGTGCATGTACACAGCTCAG CTGGTGGGGACACTGGTTGCTGGTACTGTCAACCTTGCGGTTGCCTGGTGGATGTTGGGGAGCATTGAGAACATCTGTGACGTCGAAACTCTCCATCCTGACAGCCCCTGGACATGTCCTAAATTCCGGGTCACGTTTGATGCTTCTGTTATATGGGGTCTGATAGGACCACGGAGGCTGTTTGGACCTGGAGGGCTTTACAGGAACCTGGTATGGCTGTTCCTCATTGGAGCTGTCTTGCCAGTCCCAGTCTGGGTGATGAGCAAAATCTTCCCGGAAAAGAAATGGATTCCTTTGATAAACATACCGGTTATATCTTATGGCTTTGCTGGTATGCCACCGGCAACTCCCACCAACATAGCTAGCTGGCTCATCACTGGAGCCATCTTCAACTACTTTGTGTTCCGGTACCACAAGAGATGGTGGCAGAAATACAACTATGTTCTGTCTGCAGCATTGGATGCTGGGACTGCATTCATGGGGGTTCTTTTGTTCTTTGCTCTGCAGAATGAGAATCATAATTTGAAGTGGTGGGGAACAAAGTTGGATCACTGCCCTTTGGCAACATGCCCAACTCAACCAGGTATCGCTGTTGAAGGGTGTCCGGTTTTCCAGTAA
- the LOC117923353 gene encoding SNF1-related protein kinase regulatory subunit beta-2 codes for MGNVNGREDGGGSPSTVGVEEEGGGDGGGGGSGGAHQNMATRLETHVSYHASSGSPELMGQSPPHSPRATQSPLMFTPQIPVIPLQKPDEMLITNHSWMQASSGYEDMCSEQGIPTMITWSYGGKEVAVEGSWDNWKIRKPLQRSGKEFTIMKVLPSGVYQYRFIVDGQWRYIPDMPWAQDDAGNAYNILDLQDYVPEDLESISGFEPPQSPDSSYNNLELGSEDFAKEPPLVPPHLQMTLLNVPSSAVEIPPPMPRPQHVVLNHLYMQKGKSGPSVVALGSTNRFRAKYVTVVLYKSLQR; via the exons ATGGGAAATGTCAATGGAAGAGAAGATGGAGGTGGGAGCCCATCTACGGTTGGGGTGGAGGAAGAgggtggtggtgatggtggtggtggtggtagtgGTGGTGCGCACCAAAACATGGCTACTCGGCTTGAGACTCACGTTAGCTATCATGCATCTAGTGGGTCGCCTGAGCTGATGGGTCAATCTCCTCCTCACAGCCCTAGGGCTACCCAGTCACCTCTGATGTTCACTCCTCAG ATTCCAGTCATTCCACTGCAAAAACCTGATGAGATGCTCATCACAAACCATTCGTGGATGCAAGCTTCTTCAGGATATGAAGACATGTGCAGTGAGCAAGGAATTCCAACTATGATTACATGGAGCTATGGTGGCAAGGAAGTAGCTGTGGAGGGATCATGGGATAATTGGAAGATAAG AAAACCCTTGCAGAGATCAGGGAAAGAGTTCACCATTATGAAAGTGCTCCCCTCAGGTGTTTATCAGTACAGATTTATTGTTGATGGACAATGGAGGTACATTCCCGACATGCCATGGGCCCAGGATGATGCAGGCAATGCTTACAACATTTTGGACTTGCAG GATTATGTTCCTGAAGACCTTGAAAGCATTTCTGGTTTTGAACCCCCACAGTCCCCAGACTCGAGCTATAACAACTTGGAACTTGGTTCTGAGGATTTTGCAAAGGAGCCACCCCTGGTTCCTCCACACCTGCAAATGACACTGCTCAATGTGCCTTCATCTGCGGTGGAGATTCCGCCTCCAATGCCAAGACCTCAACATGTAGTACTTAACCATCTTTACATGCAGAAAGGCAAGAGCGGCCCGTCAGTGGTGGCACTTGGTTCAACAAATAGGTTTCGAGCCAAGTATGTGACAGTTGTGCTGTACAAGTCCTTGCAGAGGTAA
- the LOC117924330 gene encoding nuclear transcription factor Y subunit B-3 isoform X2, translating into MADSDNDSGGAQNNNSGGNVNSELSAREQDRLLPIANVSRIMKKALPANAKISKDAKETVQECVSEFISFVTGEASDKCQREKRKTINGDDLLWAMMTLGFEEYVEPLKVYLQKFREVEGEKTAVGRQVEKDGGGSSGDGGNGGVVNTGNFGSGYGAMQQTMMMMGHHQHHQGHVYGSGSYHQMGSGSRPTSGGSSSGGGAATGRPR; encoded by the exons ATGGCAGACTCGGACAATGACTCGGGAGGAGCTCAGAACAACAACAGCGGCGGCAACGTGAACAGCGAGTTGTCGGCGAGAGAGCAGGACCGGCTGCTTCCGATCGCGAACGTGAGCAGGATAATGAAGAAGGCGTTGCCAGCGAACGCAAAGATCTCGAAGGACGCGAAGGAGACTGTGCAGGAGTGCGTGTCGGAGTTCATCAGCTTCGTCACCGGAGAGGCGTCGGACAAGTGTCAGAGAGAGAAGAGGAAGACGATCAACGGTGACGATCTCTTGTGGGCCATGATGACGCTGGGGTTCGAGGAGTACGTGGAGCCGTTGAAGGTGTACCTCCAGAAGTTCCGGGAGGTGGAGGGCGAGAAGACCGCTGTGGGCAGACAGGTCGAGAAGGACGGCGGCGGCTCCAGCGGGGACGGAGGTAATGGCGGCGTAGTAAACACTGGAAACTTCGGAAGTGGGTACGGTGCGATGCAGCAGACAATGATGATGATGGGCCACCACCAGCATCATCAAGGACACGTCTACGGATCAGGGTCGTATCATCAGATGGGTAGCGGCAGTAGACCTACCTCCGGTGGTTCTAGCAGTGGTGGCGGAGCGGCCACCGGAAGACCCAG atga
- the LOC117924398 gene encoding acyl carrier protein 3, mitochondrial isoform X4, whose translation MEGFGNLQFLRNTLLAYLRVRISLGQLFVGRGHKVIEPQICRICTSALSSCDQIMDQVLGLVKKFDKIDSKKVTATADFQKDLCLDSLDRVELVMAFEQEFSVEIPEEEADKLTCCADVAKYIVSGALKKPVEKP comes from the exons ATGGAAGGCTTTGGGAACCTACAATTCTTAAGGAACACCTTATTGGCATATCTGAGGGTGAGGATCTCTCTGGGTCAATTGTTTGTTGGTAGAGGTCACAAGGTCATTGAGCCACAGATCTGCCGGATATGCACATCGGCACTTAGCAGCTGTGACCAGATAATGGATCAAGTGCTTGGACTGGTTAAGAAATTTGATAAAATCGATAGCAAGAAG GTTACTGCAACAGCCGATTTCCAGAAGGATTTATGCCTGGATAGCTTGGACAGGGTGGAGCTTGTTATGGCTTTTGAGCAAGAATTCTCTGTTGAAATTCCTGAAGAGGAAGCAGATAAGCTTACTTGCTGTGCTGATGTCGCAAAGTACATAGTCTCTGGAGCCCTGAAAAAACCTGTGGAGAAGCCCTGA
- the LOC117924398 gene encoding acyl carrier protein 3, mitochondrial isoform X1, whose product MGLRRVVSVCSRTLRESDFLSVFVRVGFNEGGFNSMWRISLQLRSSRQNMEGFGNLQFLRNTLLAYLRVRISLGQLFVGRGHKVIEPQICRICTSALSSCDQIMDQVLGLVKKFDKIDSKKVTATADFQKDLCLDSLDRVELVMAFEQEFSVEIPEEEADKLTCCADVAKYIVSGALKKPVEKP is encoded by the exons ATGGGGCTCAGAAGAGTAGTTTCTGTTTGTTCGAGAACGTTGAGGGAGAGTGATTTTCTCTCCGTGTTTGTTAGAGTTGGTTTCAATGAGGGGGGATTTAATTCCATGTGGAGAATTAGTCTCCAACTGAGATCAT CACGCCAGAACATGGAAGGCTTTGGGAACCTACAATTCTTAAGGAACACCTTATTGGCATATCTGAGGGTGAGGATCTCTCTGGGTCAATTGTTTGTTGGTAGAGGTCACAAGGTCATTGAGCCACAGATCTGCCGGATATGCACATCGGCACTTAGCAGCTGTGACCAGATAATGGATCAAGTGCTTGGACTGGTTAAGAAATTTGATAAAATCGATAGCAAGAAG GTTACTGCAACAGCCGATTTCCAGAAGGATTTATGCCTGGATAGCTTGGACAGGGTGGAGCTTGTTATGGCTTTTGAGCAAGAATTCTCTGTTGAAATTCCTGAAGAGGAAGCAGATAAGCTTACTTGCTGTGCTGATGTCGCAAAGTACATAGTCTCTGGAGCCCTGAAAAAACCTGTGGAGAAGCCCTGA
- the LOC117924028 gene encoding nudix hydrolase 2, which translates to MLRALLPKPHILLFGPKFRAWKNLNPLPNHHFLSTSFRYPLKGVEVVGAVLGGGVRAMSGSAVSSASAAGEQLASGNEVQQVTMKVLSAENDDHGGVIVEMKEAMDFEAFVSLLRASIAHWRQQGKRGVWIKMPIELVNLVEAAVKEGFWYHHAERKYLMLVYWIPEGPNTIPPNATHRVGVGAFVLNEKGEMLVVQEKSGRFRGTGIWKFPTGVVDEGEDICDAAVREVKEETGIDSKFVEVLAFRQSHKSFFEKSDLFFVCMLQPLSFDIQKQESEIEAAQWMPIEEYAAQPFVQKHGLLRYLMDVCLAKKDGDYSGFTGVPTTSSFSNEESYLYLNGGCLKSQ; encoded by the exons ATGCTTAGAGCCCTCCTCCCAAAACCCCATATTCTCCTTTTCGGACCCAAGTTCAGAGCCTGGAAAAATCTCAATCCTTTGCCCAATCACCACTTCCTTTCCACATCTTTTCGATACCCTCTCAAAG GTGTGGAGGTCGTTGGAGCAGTGTTGGGTGGTGGAGTGAGAGCAATGTCAGGTTCAGCAGTGTCGTCAGCATCGGCTGCTGGTGAGCAGTTGGCGTCCGGGAATGAAGTGCAGCAGGTTACGATGAAGGTGCTGTCTGCAGAGAACGATGACCATGGTGGTGTCATCGTGGAGATGAAGGAGGCTATGGATTTTGAGGCTTTTGTTTCTCTGCTCAGAGCTTCAATTGCTCACTGGAGACAGCAG GGTAAGCGGGGAGTTTGGATCAAAATGCCTATTGAGCTAGTAAATCTAGTTGAAGCTGCAGTTAAG GAAGGATTTTGGTATCACCATGCTGAGAGAAAATACTTAATGCTTGTGTATTGGATTCCTGAAGGCCCCAATACTATTCCACCAAATGCCACCCATCGAGTGGGTGTTGGTGCATTTGtgttgaatgaaaaaggagag ATGTTGGTGGTTCAAGAAAAGAGTGGACGGTTTCGAGGAACAGGTATATGGAAATTCCCCACTGGAGTTGTTGATGAG GGGGAAGATATATGTGATGCAGCAGTTAGAGAAGTCAAAGAAGAGACAGGA ATTGACTCTAAATTTGTGGAAGTATTAGCATTCAG ACAAAGCCACAAGTCATTCTTTGAGAAGTCagatttattctttgtttgcaTGCTGCAACCCCTCTCCTTCGATATCCAGAAGCAGGAATCAGAGATTGAGGCAGCTCAG TGGATGCCGATCGAGGAGTATGCAGCACAGCCATTTGTCCAAAAGCATGGGCTTTTAAGGTACCTCATGGACGTATGCTTAGCCAAAAAAGATGGGGATTATTCTGGTTTTACTGGCGTCCCTACAACATCCAGTTTCTCTAATGAAGAAAGCTACTTGTATTTGAATGGTGGGTGCCTGAAAAGCCAGTAA
- the LOC117924398 gene encoding acyl carrier protein 3, mitochondrial isoform X3 — protein MVSNLARQNMEGFGNLQFLRNTLLAYLRVRISLGQLFVGRGHKVIEPQICRICTSALSSCDQIMDQVLGLVKKFDKIDSKKVTATADFQKDLCLDSLDRVELVMAFEQEFSVEIPEEEADKLTCCADVAKYIVSGALKKPVEKP, from the exons ATGGTTTCTAACTTGG CACGCCAGAACATGGAAGGCTTTGGGAACCTACAATTCTTAAGGAACACCTTATTGGCATATCTGAGGGTGAGGATCTCTCTGGGTCAATTGTTTGTTGGTAGAGGTCACAAGGTCATTGAGCCACAGATCTGCCGGATATGCACATCGGCACTTAGCAGCTGTGACCAGATAATGGATCAAGTGCTTGGACTGGTTAAGAAATTTGATAAAATCGATAGCAAGAAG GTTACTGCAACAGCCGATTTCCAGAAGGATTTATGCCTGGATAGCTTGGACAGGGTGGAGCTTGTTATGGCTTTTGAGCAAGAATTCTCTGTTGAAATTCCTGAAGAGGAAGCAGATAAGCTTACTTGCTGTGCTGATGTCGCAAAGTACATAGTCTCTGGAGCCCTGAAAAAACCTGTGGAGAAGCCCTGA
- the LOC117924330 gene encoding nuclear transcription factor Y subunit B-3 isoform X1: MADSDNDSGGAQNNNSGGNVNSELSAREQDRLLPIANVSRIMKKALPANAKISKDAKETVQECVSEFISFVTGEASDKCQREKRKTINGDDLLWAMMTLGFEEYVEPLKVYLQKFREVEGEKTAVGRQVEKDGGGSSGDGGNGGVVNTGNFGSGYGAMQQTMMMMGHHQHHQGHVYGSGSYHQMGSGSRPTSGGSSSGGGAATGRPRLCSNTFFSGATGASWRRGWMKKTLATALALGFSSSFCFFLSFPVYFIYKL; this comes from the exons ATGGCAGACTCGGACAATGACTCGGGAGGAGCTCAGAACAACAACAGCGGCGGCAACGTGAACAGCGAGTTGTCGGCGAGAGAGCAGGACCGGCTGCTTCCGATCGCGAACGTGAGCAGGATAATGAAGAAGGCGTTGCCAGCGAACGCAAAGATCTCGAAGGACGCGAAGGAGACTGTGCAGGAGTGCGTGTCGGAGTTCATCAGCTTCGTCACCGGAGAGGCGTCGGACAAGTGTCAGAGAGAGAAGAGGAAGACGATCAACGGTGACGATCTCTTGTGGGCCATGATGACGCTGGGGTTCGAGGAGTACGTGGAGCCGTTGAAGGTGTACCTCCAGAAGTTCCGGGAGGTGGAGGGCGAGAAGACCGCTGTGGGCAGACAGGTCGAGAAGGACGGCGGCGGCTCCAGCGGGGACGGAGGTAATGGCGGCGTAGTAAACACTGGAAACTTCGGAAGTGGGTACGGTGCGATGCAGCAGACAATGATGATGATGGGCCACCACCAGCATCATCAAGGACACGTCTACGGATCAGGGTCGTATCATCAGATGGGTAGCGGCAGTAGACCTACCTCCGGTGGTTCTAGCAGTGGTGGCGGAGCGGCCACCGGAAGACCCAG GCTATGTTCGAATACATTCTTTTCTGGAGCTACTGGAGCTAGCTGGAGAAGGGGATGGATGAAGAAAACACTAGCTACAGCCCTTGctcttggtttttcttcttctttttgtttttttctttcctttccagtttatttcatatataaattgtaa